The following coding sequences are from one Cryptococcus deuterogattii R265 chromosome 1, complete sequence window:
- a CDS encoding ubiquinone biosynthesis protein COQ4 mitochondrial — protein sequence MRPSLRLLARKPNYPGHIPLSCAQNALLAVGSGVVGVLDVTRGDLIASLSESTAGIFLPALHEKMKMTPEGRQIMKDRPEITNKTIEKLKELKRGTLGREYTEWLGDGGLEPESRAPVQYIDSSVLAYTMLRYRQTHDLYHTLFSLPPTLPHELSLKVFEFSNMSLPVALLSSVFGPLRLQRKETWMRDWVPWALRTGREGRSLVTVYWEKRWEQGIGELRRELGVKRNDAEGVEARWGGYRKIREVERELRKKGEWVDEPEDW from the exons ATGCGCCCCtctctccgcctcctcGCCCGCAAGCCTAACTATCCAGGCCACATTCCCCTTTCTTGTGCCCAAAACGCCCTCCTCGCAGTTGGCTCCGGCGTCGTTGGCGTCCTCGACGTCACACGCGGCGATCTCATCGCTTCCCTCTCCGAGTCTACAGCCGGTATCTTCCTTCCGGCACTACacgagaagatgaagatgacacCCGAGGGAAGGCAGATTATGAAGGATAGACCGGAGATTACGAATAAGACAATTGAAAAGTTGAAAGAGCTGAAGAGAGGCACATTGGGAAGAGAGTATACAGAGTGgttgggagatggagggcTGGAACCTGAGAGTCGAGCTCCT GTGCAATACATCGATTCTTCAGTCTTAGCGTACACAATGCTTCGTTACCGCCAAACCCACGATCTTTACCacaccctcttctccttacCCCCTACTCTTCCACACGAACTATCCCTCAAAGTTTTCGAATTCTCGAATATGTCCCTGCCTGTCGCACTCCTCTCTTCTGTTTTCGGTCCTCTGAGGTTACAGAGAAAAGAGACTTGGATGCGGGACTGGGTGCCCTGGGCACTGAGGACAGGACGGGAAGGGAGGAGCCTCGTGACGGTAtattgggagaagaggtgggaACAGGGCATAGGGGAACTTAGAAGAGAACTaggggtgaagaggaatgatGCGGAGGGGGTAGAGGCGAGGTGGGGCGGATACAGAAAGATTAGGgaggtggaaagggaattgagaaaaaaaggcgaaTGGGTGGATGAGCCGGAAGATTGGTAG
- a CDS encoding MSP domain-containing protein: MSIELTPSTQLGFPRPFTSVVKRTLLIHNPNYHPVAFKVKTTAPKQYSVRPNSGRVEAGESVEVHIMLQPLAQEPPPHAKCKDKFLVQSAFITPDEEMHSLAELWSQLEKTNKGAISEQKLKVVYLPAEGGSTNNQGIPEEEEAGEASRVEEPAIFSHAQTSPSHEKPFSALELPKSVDSIAPPLTPTQPPLPSLTPTAVSATNSALEQSLAATTSDSEKLAVALKEIESLRAQLEEAKGPQVSGLRKRGITGGANETVNKPAQTVAAAQQQGVPLEVVIGLMVAVFVLTYLFF; encoded by the exons ATGTCGATCGAACTTACTCCTTCTACCCAACTGGGTTTCCCCC GCCCCTTCACCAGCGTTGTCAAGCGTACGCTTCTCATCCACAACCCCAATTATCACCCTGTTGCTTTCAAGGTCAAGACAACAGCGCCGAAGCAGTACTCTGTGAGGCCCAACTCAGGAAGGGTTGAGGCTGGAGAGAGCGTCGAAGTGCACA TCATGTTGCAGCCTTTAGCTCAGGAACCTCCTCCCCACGCCAAGTGCAAGGACAAGTTCTTGGTTCAGTCTGCGTTCATCACTCCTGACGAAGAAATGCACTCTTTGGCGGAATTA TGGTCACAGTTGGAGAAAACAAACAAGGGCGCTATTAGCGAAcaaaagctcaaggtcGTATATCTCCCGGCCGAAGGCGGGTCCACAAATAACCAAGGCATtcctgaagaagaagaggctggtGAGGCTAGCAGGGTTGAAGAACCA GCCATCTTCAGCCACGCCCAAACATCACCTTCCCACGAGAAACCCTTCTCTGCCCTCGAACTGCCCAAGTCTGTCGACAGCATTGCTCCCCCTCTTACCCCTactcaacctcctcttccatctcttacTCCCACAGCCGTCAGCGCTACTAACTCTGCCCTCGAGCAATCTCTTGCGGCTACTACCTCTGATTCTGAAAAACTCGCCGTTGCGctcaaggagattgagtCTCTTCGTGCCCAATTGGAAGAGGCCAAAGGTCCTCAAGTCTCTGGCTTGAGGAAGCGGGGTATCACGGGAGGTGCCAACGAGACTGTGAACAAGCCTGCACAAACTGTGGCTGCTGCTCAGCAGCAGGGTGTACCTCTCGAAGTTGTCATCGGGCTCATGGTCGCTGTCTTTGTGTTGACGTATCTGTTCTTCTGA